CTCGATCCACTGAAAGGATTCCAACGCATCTTTTCGATGGCCGGGCTGGTGCGCCTCGTGATGGGGCTCTTCAAGATGACGGTCATCGCCTCGGTGGCCTTTTACGCGCTCTATGCCGAGCGCGACACGATCCTGGCCATGGTGGGCTTGAGTGTACCGCAGGTCGCCCTCTACACGGCCGAGATCTGTCTGTGGACGTCGCTCAAGATCGGCGCCGCGCTCTTGATCCTGGCACTGCTCGATTATTTCTACCAATGGTGGAAACAGGAGCAGGACCTGAAGATGACCACCCAGGAGATGCGCGAGGAAATGAAGAACCTGATGGGCGATCCCCAAGTGATTGCCCGACGCCGCGCCGTGCAGCGTCAAATGGTGCTGAACCGCCTCAGCAAGGCGGTGCCGAAGGCCGACGTGGTGATTACCAACCCCACCGAACTCGCCATCGCCATCCAATACGAGCCCGAGACAATGGCCGCGCCAGTCGTCGTCGCCAAGGGGGCAGGGCACGTTGCCGCGCGCATCAGAAAGCTGGCCCTGGAGAATGGCATTCCCATCGTCGAGAAGAAGCCACTCGCCCAGGCGCTCTACAAAGAGGTGGATATCAATCGGCCCATTCCGCAGCAGCTCTACGCGGCCGTGGCCGAGGTGCTGGCCTACGTCTACCAGCTCAAGAACAAAAAGCTCCCCGGCGGCGGTCAGCTCCCCGGCCAGGCGGCGTAGTCCACCCCACGCCCCGTGTCGACGCTTAGCCGCCGTTTACGGCCCGTTCGAGCGCCGCGATGTCGAGCTTTTTCATGGGCAGCATCGCCAGCATGGCGCGGCTCGCCCGGTCGGGATCGGCGCCGCTGAAAAGATCCTGCATGGCCGCGGGCGTGATCTGCCACGACACGCCAAACCGGTCTTTGAGCCAGCCACACTGTACTTCCTCGCCCCCCTCGGTGAGCTTCTCCCAGTAGTAGTCGATTTCGGCCTGATCGTCGCAGAACACCTGGAACGAGATGGCTTCGTTGAACTGGAACAGCGGTCCACCGTTGAGCGCCGTGAAGGACTGGCCGGCCAGCTCGAAATCGACCGTCATGACACTGCCGGCTGGACGTCCGTGAATTTCGTTGCCGGCCTCGGTGTAGTAGCTGGTGCGCACGATGCGCGACTGGGGAAAGATCGACGTGTAAAGTTGGGCCGCCTCGACCGCCTGGTTGTCGAACCACAAGCAAGGCGCGATTTTGCTGGTCATCTGCATGATGATGCTCCTCGATGACGACGGGGTGATCGATGCTCGCGCAGCACATGGCCCGCGTGCGAGCCATCGCTGCGTTTCTACCAGCTAGTCGAACGGTACTGCGACCGATCGACAAGAAAATGGACACGTGGGTCGCCGCCGCGCAAGATACGACACCCACGGCACTTGGCGCCAGGCGTGCCTGCGGTCTCGCACCCGAACTTTCCCACAAAAAAACGGCCCCTGAGCGATGGTTGCTCAGGGGCCGTGCTCAATACGAGGTGATACGTTCGATCGTCGCTGCTTAGTGCGACTCCTCGCTCGGGGCGAGTGGCGTGAAGAGGGCGTGCGCCTTGAAATCCTTGGTCACGTCCCCTACCCGATCCGGCTGATCGACCAGTGTCAGTTGCTGCGCTCGCGTGAAGTCGATCTTCGTCAAGTCGACCCAGATCAGGTTCGGCGCCGTGGTCGATTCGAAGTAATACTTCTGATCGGTGAGGTCGGCTACGGTGCGCCACACGGTGGCTGCGGCAAAGGGTTCTCCCCCTTGTTTGCGACCGTAAGGCTGCCCTACGGCGCGCATCACGCTCAGTACTTCGGCCACGGCCTGTGTCTGGTTCTGCGGCGTGGGCAACTCGTCCATGAAGTACGACGCACGCACGAAGCGGTTTTCCGGCTCGCAGTCCCCCAGCATGTCGCGTTCGCCCCCCAGTCCCTTGAACTGCCGGCGATAGGCGAGTTGCCGATCCTGCGTCGGCGAATTCGTCATGATGGCGGCGTCCTTTCCACGGTAGAGATGCACCTGGCCGTCGATGTACTCGAGCACCAGGCTGTCTCCCGTCTTGTCCGACAAACCCAGGTGAACCGTGAGCGGAGCGATCACGTCGTAGGGGCATATCGCCGGCACGATCTGCACCTGGCTCTCCTGGAAGTAGCGGGCTACTTCGTCGACCGTCGCAAAACTATCCAGACAGAACTGCAACCACATCGAGACACACAAGCCGGGGCGCGACTCGTCGCGCTGGCCATAGTTCGTCTCGGGCAGCCACTGCATGGCGGCGACCAGGCCGGCCTCGTTCATGCCGTCGGTCGAGATTACATCATACGCGGTGGCGACAACACTGCCGTACTTGACCTGCCACTCGAGCGGATTGTGCGCGGCCAGCCCATGCCCCTCGCCACCACGTGGGACGATCCACAGATTCGTCTTCATATCGCCAGGCCAATCCATGTTGCGCCCCACGAGGACGAAGTCGTGGTCGGGCGAGACGTAAAGGGCTCGCGTACAAGCCGGCAGATGACGTTCGATCGTGAACAGAGCCACCAGCATCACCAGTCCGGTGCAAAGCAACGTTTGCCAACCAAAACGCATGAAATACTCCTTCGATCTTGTTCCTGCCAATCACCGCGAACGACACGCCATGTGCCGCCTCTACATAAGAGTAGGGTGCGCCGGGGTGGGGGCAGAATTGCCAGGTCGCTAGTGGGGGAAGTGCTGACGATT
The sequence above is a segment of the Pirellulales bacterium genome. Coding sequences within it:
- a CDS encoding VOC family protein; the encoded protein is MQMTSKIAPCLWFDNQAVEAAQLYTSIFPQSRIVRTSYYTEAGNEIHGRPAGSVMTVDFELAGQSFTALNGGPLFQFNEAISFQVFCDDQAEIDYYWEKLTEGGEEVQCGWLKDRFGVSWQITPAAMQDLFSGADPDRASRAMLAMLPMKKLDIAALERAVNGG
- a CDS encoding linear amide C-N hydrolase produces the protein MRFGWQTLLCTGLVMLVALFTIERHLPACTRALYVSPDHDFVLVGRNMDWPGDMKTNLWIVPRGGEGHGLAAHNPLEWQVKYGSVVATAYDVISTDGMNEAGLVAAMQWLPETNYGQRDESRPGLCVSMWLQFCLDSFATVDEVARYFQESQVQIVPAICPYDVIAPLTVHLGLSDKTGDSLVLEYIDGQVHLYRGKDAAIMTNSPTQDRQLAYRRQFKGLGGERDMLGDCEPENRFVRASYFMDELPTPQNQTQAVAEVLSVMRAVGQPYGRKQGGEPFAAATVWRTVADLTDQKYYFESTTAPNLIWVDLTKIDFTRAQQLTLVDQPDRVGDVTKDFKAHALFTPLAPSEESH
- the flhB gene encoding flagellar biosynthesis protein FlhB; the encoded protein is MAEDSGDKTHDPTAHRRQQAREEGQVARSQDLGSAALLVVGVAGMLYLGASLSDYLAAYFREHLGGQPWMRADVSFAVNRFGGTMWGLAIYLLPLLGVILVAGIAVNVFQVGLLWLPGQLAPKLDRLDPLKGFQRIFSMAGLVRLVMGLFKMTVIASVAFYALYAERDTILAMVGLSVPQVALYTAEICLWTSLKIGAALLILALLDYFYQWWKQEQDLKMTTQEMREEMKNLMGDPQVIARRRAVQRQMVLNRLSKAVPKADVVITNPTELAIAIQYEPETMAAPVVVAKGAGHVAARIRKLALENGIPIVEKKPLAQALYKEVDINRPIPQQLYAAVAEVLAYVYQLKNKKLPGGGQLPGQAA